The following coding sequences are from one Natrarchaeobaculum sulfurireducens window:
- a CDS encoding Vms1/Ankzf1 family peptidyl-tRNA hydrolase, giving the protein MFDVDALLGRASLKDRIEELEEENERLQARYEAESDRRADATTARQEAERRINRLEDRIAQLEGELERRREDETGLEYRRRERIRGGELADIVDRLASVRTGAEGALTAVVDDAGVDALGVDLEGVLGERVALLEDAAPCVCCVDDAGLIAVALDPPVRPGLEPIWDDRFALEREWFLPTGRYVLALVRADLFAVGVYEGGDRVDYRGFESDVKGSHSKGGFSQARFERIRDDQIDDHLDRCADALEESLDDEPSTPLYLAGQRGVLETLTDESGLEPAATAAVDATGNPKPALEDAHHAFWTTDLRVL; this is encoded by the coding sequence ATGTTCGACGTCGACGCGTTGCTCGGCCGTGCGTCGCTCAAAGACCGCATCGAGGAACTCGAAGAAGAAAACGAGCGGCTGCAAGCCCGCTATGAGGCCGAATCTGACCGACGAGCGGACGCCACGACGGCCAGACAGGAGGCCGAACGGCGGATCAATCGCCTCGAGGATCGCATCGCCCAGCTCGAGGGAGAACTCGAGCGCCGTCGAGAGGACGAAACCGGCCTCGAGTATCGACGGCGCGAACGAATTCGGGGCGGCGAGCTCGCCGACATCGTCGATCGACTGGCGTCGGTCAGAACGGGAGCCGAGGGCGCACTCACCGCAGTCGTCGACGACGCCGGTGTCGACGCGCTCGGCGTGGACCTCGAAGGCGTACTGGGCGAGCGCGTGGCCCTGCTCGAGGACGCCGCACCGTGTGTCTGCTGTGTCGACGACGCCGGACTGATCGCCGTCGCGCTCGATCCGCCGGTCCGTCCCGGGCTCGAACCCATCTGGGACGACCGGTTCGCGCTCGAGCGCGAGTGGTTCCTCCCCACCGGTCGGTACGTCCTCGCGCTGGTCCGAGCCGACCTGTTCGCCGTCGGCGTCTACGAGGGTGGCGACCGAGTCGACTACCGCGGGTTCGAAAGCGACGTCAAAGGCAGCCACTCGAAAGGCGGGTTCTCACAGGCCCGCTTCGAGCGCATTCGCGACGATCAGATCGACGACCACCTCGATCGGTGTGCCGACGCACTCGAAGAGTCCCTCGACGACGAGCCGTCGACGCCGCTATACCTCGCCGGCCAGCGCGGGGTCCTCGAAACGCTCACCGACGAATCGGGGCTCGAGCCAGCCGCGACGGCCGCCGTCGACGCAACCGGGAACCCGAAACCGGCTCTCGAGGACGCCCACCACGCGTTCTGGACGACGGACCTCCGTGTGTTATGA
- a CDS encoding DUF5802 family protein, protein MFELFSQSYYLGRLYVMPVDDDRALMHRDQHEHINEAVYATGEGVERLDAPLVMKLESGHFPVHGDEGVPANTLAVPESLLEGTDVRNPPSLREVFLARRERARQLLEYASGWQPSRDETGGRFDADPGDGYPNAGT, encoded by the coding sequence ATGTTCGAGCTTTTCTCGCAAAGCTACTATCTCGGGCGTCTCTACGTGATGCCGGTCGACGACGACCGTGCACTCATGCACCGTGATCAACACGAACACATCAACGAAGCAGTGTACGCGACAGGCGAGGGGGTCGAACGCCTAGACGCACCGCTGGTGATGAAACTCGAGTCCGGTCACTTCCCGGTCCACGGTGACGAAGGGGTGCCGGCGAATACGCTCGCCGTCCCCGAGTCGCTGCTCGAGGGAACCGATGTCCGGAATCCGCCGTCGCTTCGCGAAGTGTTTCTCGCCCGCCGGGAGCGGGCACGACAGCTGCTCGAGTACGCCAGTGGTTGGCAGCCGTCCAGAGACGAAACGGGCGGTCGGTTCGACGCTGACCCGGGCGACGGCTATCCGAACGCCGGAACCTAA